One window of Triplophysa rosa linkage group LG10, Trosa_1v2, whole genome shotgun sequence genomic DNA carries:
- the LOC130559816 gene encoding ubiquitin carboxyl-terminal hydrolase 37-like, with protein sequence MEAANNNQDTQFKMGKDKKKKKGRLRRALKKVFRCFFPCASSTSKESPEDDVYELSSSKTQTVSTPPSSETQKVSESSAIKTQNTKKFGFMARLKVKMSISQSKRSCKTDSTVPAPPKPPTVLGGAAMILGSETSDNSDEVYLPAAQKNRDILEEYFVLEKMHAPSITSSETFYSSEEDDLFYASKYLAYELEDVSRDFDEERSVSPLASFTYTSCSSDTSGLPLTHLDAGAVRDLRCLHVLSVYDDLILSSVEEDSDELTQEEILQLIQCSTEPPKHQQENDYDGQKQIFNVKYMGFPNIENTCYMNSTLQCLLSIPPIIKDIVLQENTWKNEPGSEMLRAFYDLYFARLNKTQNILRKHLLAAVKDCIAIRNPFFVGNDHQDAHEFLITLLAQLKDEAVMCQQAEMMFRSPVANLEFRVNRLRTCETCGNQSCSTEEVNCLSLVIFPQKSLIESLQQYFATSQLECRCDKCLGTQAFESVEIQTLPRVLVLLVMRFDMFTARKIKGRLAVPEELSLASFTGSDSCEQAADLYSKEATQQAHIKTNAKQQQADASYKLSGVVSHYGSSLHSGHYVNNIRDPCGAEWLSCDDDTVKSVTWSKASNTIENYGYMFFYLKS encoded by the exons ATGGAAGCTGCTAACAATAATCAAGATACTCAGTTCAAGATGGGAAaagacaagaagaagaagaagggaAGGCTGCGACGAGCTTTGAAAAAAGTCTTCCGTTGCTTCTTTCCCTGTGCTTCTTCCACCTCAAAAGAGTCTCCTGAAGATGACGTCTATGAGCTTTCATCTAGTAAGACTCAGACGGTGTCAACACCTCCATCCAGCGAGACGCAAAAGGTTTCTGAATCTTCTGCCATCAAGACTCAGAATACCAAAAAATTTGGTTTCATGGCCCGTCTGAAGGTGAAGATGTCGATAAGTCAGTCTAAACGATCCTGTAAGACTGACTCTACAGTGCCCGCTCCACCGAAGCCACCCACTGTATTGGGAGGTGCAGCCATGATCTTGGGCAGCGAAACCTCTGACAACAGCGATGAGGTTTATCTGCCAGCTGCACAGAAGAATAGAGATATTCTCGAAG AATATTTTGTATTAGAGAAGATGCATGCACCTTCTATCACCTCATCTGAGACCTTCTACTCCTCTGAGGAAGATGATCTGTTTTATGCCAGTAAATACTTGGCATATGAGCTGGAAGATGTATCCAGAG ATTTTGATGAAGAGCGGAGCGTCAGTCCTCTGGCGTCCTTCACATACACCAGCTGCAGCAGTGATACTTCTGGTCTTCCGCTCACACACCTAGACGCAGGAGCTGTGAGAG ATCTTCGCTGCCTGCATGTACTCTCTGTTTACGACGA CCTTATACTGTCCAGTGTGGAGGAGGATTCAGATGAGCTTACACAAGAAGAAATACTGCAATTGATTCAGTGCAGTACTGAACCTCCAAAGCATCAACAAGAGAATGATTATGATGGACAGAAGCAAATATTCAATGTAAAGTACATGGG TTTTCCAAACATCGAGAACACATGTTATATGAACTCCACCCTCCAGTGCTTACTCAGCATTCCACCAATCATAAAGGACATAGTTTTACAAGAGAACACTTGGAAGAATGAGCCTGGATCCGAAATGCTCAG AGCTTTTTATGACCTTTATTTCGCCAGGCTGAATAAGACACAGAATATTCTGAGGAAACATCTACTGGCAGCTGTCAAAGATTGCATCGCTATTAGGAATCCATTTTTTGTGGGTAATGATCATCAG GACGCCCATGAGTTCCTTATAACCCTCCTGGCTCAGTTGAAAGATGAGGCTGTGATGTGCCAGCAAGCAGAAATGATGTTTCGTAGCCCTGTAGCAAACCTGGAATTCAGGGTCAACCGCCTGCGCACCTGCGAGAC CTGTGGGAACCAAAGTTGCTCTACAGAGGAAGTCAATTGCCTGTCTTTGGtaatttttcctcagaagtCCCTCATCGAGAGCCTACAGCAGTACTTTGCA ACATCTCAGTTAGAGTGCCGCTGTGACAAGTGCTTGGGGACCCAAGCCTTTGAAAGTGTGGAGATCCAGACGCTTCCCAG GGTCCTGGTTCTTCTTGTGATGAGGTTTGACATGTTCACAGCGAGAAAGATCAAAGGCCGTCTGGCCGTGCCTGAAGAGCTCAGTCTGGCCAGCTTCACAG ggTCAGACAGCTGTGAGCAGGCAGCAGATTTATACAGCAAGGAAGCTACCCAGCAGGCACATATCAAAACAAATGCTAAACAACAGCAG GCCGACGCATCCTATAAGCTCAGCGGGGTTGTGTCTCATTATGGTTCAAGTCTGCATTCTG GTCACTACGTCAACAACATTCGTGATCCTTGTGGAGCTGAATGGCTTAGCTGTGATGACGACACTGTGAAATCCGTCACGTGGTCAAAAGCTTCCAACACCATAGAAAATTATGGatacatgtttttctatttGAAGAG ctga